CAAAAAACTAACAAACGTTTTATTTTCATAAAAGCCTCCTATAATATATAGTTTAGTTAATTGTTTCTATCCTCGAAAACTTACCCTCCTTTCTGGACAAAAACTTATATTAACTATATCTCTAATTTAAAGTGCTATATTGTTATCGTCTTACAACTTAGTAATTCAAACCTATAATATCTATCTAATTCCATGAAATACTGTCAATATAAATATCCCCTGAAAATCTTTTGTCTTTTGCAGCAATTTTTACTCCTATTCTTCGAATAGGTAATATTTCATCATCCAGTACTTTTAACTTAATTGTATTCCATTTGTTTGGTGTAAGTTGGGAGTAAAAATTCCAGTTTCCAGTCCACTCCCAGTTGGCATCTTGATAAAATGCCTCAACTGCTGTTATTTCGGTGGTATCAGGAATCCACACATGAAATGTAATTGTTGTTCCATGCTTTATACTCGGATCAACTTTTGAAGTATCTATATATTCGTCTTCCCCAGATCGCATACTGATTTTTAAACTCTTAGTTCCTGCAAATGCATTATCAGAACTGTTATAAAACTCAATTGCATTTGTAATTTTAAAATCCTGCAAACCGTTTTCAAAATTGTACTGTGCTATATCAGCCTCTTTCGGTATATCAGAAGGAATTATTTTGTGCGTCGGCTTTAATGTAAAAGAAGGAGTTATATAATATGCAGGTGCTTTATATATGCCAGGAGTACCTTTTACTTTTCCAGTAACTTCAGGAGTAAATTTGGATTGTGGCGTATTGGAAACAGCATGTGTGCTCATAATAACCTGTGTGTTTGTAGCTACTGAAGGAGTCGGAATAACGGGACTATAATCAATAATTGTGTCACGGACTTTAACAGGTGTGGTTTCTTGCGAAATATTAATACTTTTTTCGTCCAAAGGGTATAATCCATTTTTGTGCAATAAATTATACAAATTACCCGACTTTACTTCTTCAATTGTTATGGAAGTCCCCTTTTCTCTTATCCTTTCATAAACCATGTATTTCCCCAAGGAAATATTTTTTTCCATAGACTTTTCCTTATAATATTCAGGAACTTTAACAATCTCAAAATTGAATTTCCGGCTATAAGCTTCATGGAGATCATATTTTAAACTTTCCAACTCAGAATCCAGTCTTTTCTCAGTATTTACCCGGCTTTTTTTAAATTCGCTGGATTTGGGATTGAGGGCTGCCGACACAAGAAGATAATTTGAGTTTTCTTTTCTTTCATTCAAATAGCCTTCTTCAATAGCTTTATCTATATATTTTTTTAACGCTTCTGCAAAAGGAATGTTTTCCAAATCTAAATTCTGTGTCAATGCATCGGCATCTTTATTTATTGGATGTACGTCCTTTACAACACTCTTACCATCAACAGCAAATTCAATACTTGGATTTATATCGACGTCAATAAAGACCAATGTTTCACTGCTATAAAAGAATTTAAAATAGCCGAAGACAAGCATCAGCAAAGCTGCAACTCCAGCAATAGCTGGCATATAAAAATTTATTCTCCTGCGTTTGACAGTCAGCATATCATTATGGGAAAAAAATACTTTTTGCCCTAAAAACATTCCTTCACTTTTTTTAATCCCCATGACCTTGCTTTCAGCAGTCAACACAACTGCTCTATTTTCTTCCAAACCAATTATTAACCCAATGTATTTCATAATGATCCACCCCTTTCTTCAAAGTGAATGGGAAATGCTCTTAATTCATCCTGATTACTTCTTAAAACCAGACAAATTGCAATAATAAATATCCTGTGATTTTCTATAGTTCTCCGATGAATCTTCAACCGTTCTACCAATTGAGATCGAGGAATTCTCTTGGTATTTATAAATTTTGTATATAAATCCTCGTTTTCCAATATCTCTTTCGCTATTCTTATGCATAGACATCTTGTATCCCTGTGTGTGGGCGAATTGCCTATTAAATCATCCCATGTTATGCCAAACGTCATTAAATTCTGCTGTAAAATCAGTATGTCTTCTTTTAGTTCCACTATTTCGTATTGATTATGTGTATTAGAAGTAAGGTATCTTTGTTCAAAGTATTCCTTATCCTCAATACTTGAAAATGGTATAGTTTTATCGTTTCTTTTTGTGCTTCTTAAATAATCAATGATCCTATGATTGATCATAATATACGAGTACCTATAAAAGTTACCTTTTCTATACAGGTCATAATGATCTATTGCTTCATTAAAAGCAGACAAGCCTATACTGAATTCTTCATCGTTTTTAATATCAATATGTCTTTTTAAAATTTTATATAGTGATTTCATAATAAAAGGCATACTTTCACTTATAAACCTGTCTCTAAGCTGCAAGTCCCCTTTTCGAATACTGCCTATTATTTCAATTATTGAATCAATAGAAAACTTATTTCTGTTTTTTAGCAAGTCCAACCCGAGCATTAAAAACCACTCCTCATTAAAAAAG
The genomic region above belongs to Pseudobacteroides sp. and contains:
- a CDS encoding anti-sigma factor domain-containing protein gives rise to the protein MKYIGLIIGLEENRAVVLTAESKVMGIKKSEGMFLGQKVFFSHNDMLTVKRRRINFYMPAIAGVAALLMLVFGYFKFFYSSETLVFIDVDINPSIEFAVDGKSVVKDVHPINKDADALTQNLDLENIPFAEALKKYIDKAIEEGYLNERKENSNYLLVSAALNPKSSEFKKSRVNTEKRLDSELESLKYDLHEAYSRKFNFEIVKVPEYYKEKSMEKNISLGKYMVYERIREKGTSITIEEVKSGNLYNLLHKNGLYPLDEKSINISQETTPVKVRDTIIDYSPVIPTPSVATNTQVIMSTHAVSNTPQSKFTPEVTGKVKGTPGIYKAPAYYITPSFTLKPTHKIIPSDIPKEADIAQYNFENGLQDFKITNAIEFYNSSDNAFAGTKSLKISMRSGEDEYIDTSKVDPSIKHGTTITFHVWIPDTTEITAVEAFYQDANWEWTGNWNFYSQLTPNKWNTIKLKVLDDEILPIRRIGVKIAAKDKRFSGDIYIDSISWN
- a CDS encoding RNA polymerase subunit sigma produces the protein MLGLDLLKNRNKFSIDSIIEIIGSIRKGDLQLRDRFISESMPFIMKSLYKILKRHIDIKNDEEFSIGLSAFNEAIDHYDLYRKGNFYRYSYIMINHRIIDYLRSTKRNDKTIPFSSIEDKEYFEQRYLTSNTHNQYEIVELKEDILILQQNLMTFGITWDDLIGNSPTHRDTRCLCIRIAKEILENEDLYTKFINTKRIPRSQLVERLKIHRRTIENHRIFIIAICLVLRSNQDELRAFPIHFEERGGSL